One genomic segment of Prosthecobacter fusiformis includes these proteins:
- the treZ gene encoding malto-oligosyltrehalose trehalohydrolase — protein sequence MLPPQPASTPLPWELPSGHRERIRNLAQQTLLEGSILPVEEISNLQTWQLPFGANVSAAGVEYRVWAPAQLGLELHIETASGDARILPMLPDGKGYHHVTDGEGQAGDRYACKLADGSLQPDPASRFQPAGVHGYSQVVDPATYSWKDQTWERPAFRDLVLYELHVGTFTQEGSFLSAIAKLADLQKLGINAIEIMPLADFAGKRNWGYDGVFIYAPANAYGTPDDLRALVDAAHAHGIAVILDVVYNHVGPDGSSLAAFSPAYFDPERPTPWGMSFNFDGVGSAAVREYFASNPLYWMHEFHMDGFRLDATHAMNDTSKRHILTEIAARIHSLGGYVIAEDERNSARLIEPEDKGGYGLDAVWADDFHHSVRVGQTREQYAYLQNFSGSLEETVDTLKHGWRFRGQILAPGRVARGTEVSHVAPSSLIHCISNHDQSGNRAFGERVSASISLDSYRAISMLLCLSPYTPMFFMGQEWAASTPFLFFTDHHPGLGQLVTDGRRREFSAFPEFNDPATLNDIPDPQSVETFLRSKLDWNETLLPAHAGVLELYRQCLLLRKSQAAFRPQTRQGWDVGAMQRGVAYIRYDDWGTSYLLLFHLWPEEDLVQLDLEHLPWMQQGSPWEFLISSNDVAFGGAGCSLSGKDSTYVFGGAETLLLRSPPGF from the coding sequence ATGCTTCCGCCTCAGCCTGCTTCCACCCCCTTGCCTTGGGAACTTCCTTCAGGGCACCGCGAACGAATTCGCAATCTGGCCCAACAAACATTGCTTGAAGGTTCGATTCTTCCCGTGGAAGAGATCTCGAATCTTCAAACTTGGCAGCTTCCTTTTGGAGCGAACGTATCCGCCGCCGGTGTGGAGTACCGAGTCTGGGCTCCTGCGCAGCTGGGACTGGAGCTGCATATAGAAACGGCTTCTGGGGATGCTCGAATTCTTCCGATGCTGCCAGACGGGAAGGGATACCACCATGTGACCGATGGAGAGGGGCAAGCCGGAGATCGATATGCCTGCAAGTTGGCCGATGGCAGTTTGCAACCCGATCCCGCATCCCGATTCCAGCCAGCAGGTGTGCATGGATACTCACAAGTGGTGGATCCAGCAACGTATTCATGGAAAGACCAGACCTGGGAAAGGCCGGCCTTTCGGGATCTCGTGCTCTACGAATTGCATGTGGGAACTTTCACGCAGGAGGGGTCTTTTCTTTCCGCGATTGCCAAGTTGGCTGACCTCCAGAAACTTGGCATCAATGCCATTGAAATCATGCCGCTGGCAGATTTTGCCGGCAAACGTAACTGGGGGTATGATGGCGTATTCATCTATGCACCGGCCAATGCCTATGGCACCCCAGATGACTTGCGTGCCCTGGTGGATGCGGCCCATGCCCACGGCATCGCGGTGATTTTGGATGTGGTCTATAATCACGTAGGCCCAGATGGCTCCAGCCTCGCAGCTTTTTCACCGGCCTATTTTGATCCGGAGCGGCCTACCCCCTGGGGCATGTCATTCAATTTTGATGGTGTCGGTTCGGCGGCGGTGCGGGAATACTTTGCCAGCAATCCCCTGTATTGGATGCATGAGTTTCACATGGACGGTTTTCGCCTTGATGCCACCCATGCCATGAACGATACTTCGAAGCGGCATATCCTGACGGAAATCGCTGCCCGCATCCACTCGTTAGGTGGATACGTCATCGCCGAGGATGAACGCAATTCAGCCCGTCTCATCGAGCCGGAGGATAAAGGAGGTTACGGATTGGATGCTGTCTGGGCGGATGATTTTCATCATTCAGTTCGTGTCGGGCAGACGCGGGAACAGTATGCCTATCTGCAAAACTTCAGCGGTTCTCTGGAAGAAACGGTGGATACATTAAAACACGGCTGGCGCTTTAGAGGGCAGATACTTGCGCCGGGGCGCGTAGCTCGCGGGACTGAGGTTAGTCACGTGGCGCCATCGAGCCTCATTCATTGTATCTCCAATCACGATCAGTCAGGAAACCGTGCCTTTGGCGAGCGTGTGAGTGCCAGCATATCCCTGGATTCATACCGTGCTATTTCGATGCTGCTTTGCCTGTCTCCCTATACTCCGATGTTCTTTATGGGACAGGAATGGGCGGCTTCGACGCCCTTCCTTTTTTTTACGGACCATCATCCTGGACTCGGCCAGCTCGTGACAGATGGGAGAAGGCGGGAGTTTTCAGCCTTCCCTGAATTCAACGATCCAGCGACACTCAATGACATACCGGATCCCCAAAGCGTAGAAACCTTTTTACGCTCAAAACTGGACTGGAATGAAACCTTGTTGCCTGCACATGCCGGAGTGCTGGAGCTATACCGCCAGTGTTTGCTGCTTCGCAAATCCCAGGCTGCTTTCCGCCCGCAGACCAGGCAAGGATGGGATGTCGGGGCAATGCAGCGCGGCGTCGCCTACATTCGATATGACGACTGGGGGACAAGTTATCTGCTGCTATTTCATTTGTGGCCCGAAGAAGATTTAGTCCAACTGGATCTGGAGCATCTGCCTTGGATGCAGCAAGGCAGCCCATGGGAGTTTCTGATATCCAGTAACGATGTGGCCTTTGGTGGTGCTGGTTGTTCTCTGTCTGGCAAGGATTCCACGTATGTCTTCGGTGGTGCTGAAACCCTTTTGCTACGGTCGCCACCCGGCTTCTGA
- the treY gene encoding malto-oligosyltrehalose synthase: MSPFPSIPTATCRLQFHQGFRFADAQNIVPYLRDLGITHIYASPIFRASQGSLHGYDICDHNELNPELGNRDDFDSLTEEMRKYGLKLILDFVPNHMGITEGSNLWWMDVLENGPSSCYASYFDIDWKPLKRELESKVLLPILGEQYGRTLEGGKLFIEYDQGSFCLRYEDRYLPLAVHSLLPVLERVVSKLHLEEADVPVELESIMFAIEHLPYTQEALGGRMAELVREKEVIRTRMMRLCEEHPEVTAAIATALEDFNTGGEHKNFDPLDALISAQHYRLASWRVAAEEINYRRFFDVNTLVALQMHLPEVFAATHQLVGELLKSDVVTGLRIDHIDGLRDPHRYLTLLQECHANAHEVNPESKPLYLLVEKILGRDENLREDWPVHGTTGYEFATQVIDVLIDSDAEAQFTQTYRRFTGMALPYSEFAYRGKLLVMRAAMASEVNVLAHQLSRIAETNRWYRDFTLEALGTALREIIACFQVYRTYITPEGEISHEDHRIILRAIAMARRKNAELERTVFEFIRDVLLPPADNPHPVDENARRLFVLKLQQCTGAITAKGVEDTAFYAYTRLVALNEVGGEPGHFGSDVERFHQQNKMRGEKHPHCMLATSTHDTKRSEDVRARIAALSEMPREWARAVRTWHRANRKFAKKMEDSAAPDLNEEYFLYQTLLGSWPLYPMSEEERQEYIGRICHYMVKSLHEAKINSSWIEPNLEWDNAVSVFVERILTPAKNNSFETSFLPLSERVAELGAFNALTQLVLKLTSPGVPDVYQGQELWDFSLVDPDNRRPVDFNLRKSMLEESFPTPEEMLSQWRDGRIKLFITQKLLHLRQQHFSLFASGCYDPLKTSGIYARNVIAYRRGDLVVVVPRLISQVGTPPVGDCWQDTSVEWEGLPDLFNVFTGGWLASCPSMPMSQLLKVFPVGVFITKESPH, translated from the coding sequence ATGAGCCCTTTTCCCTCCATTCCTACAGCTACTTGCCGCCTTCAGTTTCACCAAGGTTTCCGGTTTGCCGATGCGCAGAACATCGTGCCATATCTTCGAGATCTGGGCATCACCCATATCTATGCGTCCCCCATCTTTAGGGCCAGCCAAGGCAGTCTTCATGGTTATGACATTTGTGATCATAACGAACTCAATCCTGAATTGGGTAATCGTGACGACTTCGATTCGCTGACGGAGGAGATGAGGAAGTATGGTCTAAAACTGATCCTCGACTTTGTGCCTAACCACATGGGTATCACAGAGGGCAGCAATCTATGGTGGATGGATGTGCTGGAGAACGGTCCTTCTTCCTGCTATGCCAGCTACTTTGACATCGACTGGAAGCCATTAAAAAGAGAGCTGGAGTCCAAGGTGCTTCTTCCGATTTTAGGGGAGCAGTATGGCCGCACACTTGAGGGGGGGAAACTCTTCATCGAATATGATCAGGGAAGCTTTTGCCTGCGCTATGAAGACCGTTATTTACCGTTGGCTGTGCACAGCCTCCTTCCGGTGCTGGAGCGTGTGGTATCGAAACTTCATTTGGAGGAAGCTGACGTTCCAGTGGAACTGGAAAGCATCATGTTTGCCATTGAACATCTGCCTTACACGCAGGAAGCGCTTGGGGGACGCATGGCTGAGCTGGTGCGGGAGAAAGAGGTGATACGCACTCGCATGATGAGACTCTGTGAGGAACACCCGGAGGTCACAGCAGCAATTGCAACCGCATTGGAAGATTTTAACACCGGCGGCGAGCACAAAAACTTTGATCCTCTGGATGCTCTCATCAGTGCCCAGCATTATCGTCTGGCCTCATGGCGAGTTGCTGCTGAGGAAATCAATTACCGCCGTTTTTTTGACGTCAATACTCTGGTGGCTTTGCAGATGCATTTGCCTGAGGTGTTTGCAGCCACGCATCAACTTGTGGGAGAGCTCCTCAAGTCGGATGTAGTCACTGGACTGCGGATTGATCACATCGATGGGCTACGGGATCCTCATCGTTATCTGACACTCCTGCAGGAATGCCATGCCAATGCACATGAGGTGAATCCAGAGTCCAAACCTCTTTATCTACTGGTGGAGAAGATTCTCGGGCGTGATGAAAATCTTCGTGAAGACTGGCCTGTCCATGGCACTACGGGCTATGAGTTTGCCACCCAAGTCATCGACGTGCTGATCGATAGCGATGCTGAAGCGCAGTTTACCCAAACATATCGTCGCTTCACAGGCATGGCATTGCCATACTCTGAGTTTGCCTATCGTGGAAAACTGCTAGTCATGCGTGCCGCAATGGCCAGCGAGGTGAATGTTTTGGCTCACCAGCTCAGCCGCATTGCTGAGACCAACCGCTGGTATCGTGATTTCACCTTGGAGGCTTTGGGTACTGCTTTGCGTGAAATCATTGCCTGCTTTCAGGTTTATCGCACATACATCACGCCCGAGGGGGAGATCAGCCATGAAGATCACCGCATTATTCTTCGTGCGATCGCCATGGCCCGAAGGAAAAATGCGGAACTGGAGCGCACCGTTTTTGAGTTCATTCGTGATGTGCTTTTGCCCCCTGCGGATAACCCCCATCCGGTGGATGAAAATGCCCGCCGGTTGTTTGTCTTGAAGCTTCAGCAATGCACAGGTGCCATTACGGCGAAAGGAGTGGAGGACACTGCTTTTTATGCTTATACACGATTGGTTGCCCTCAATGAAGTAGGAGGAGAGCCCGGTCACTTCGGCAGTGATGTGGAGAGGTTTCATCAGCAAAATAAAATGCGTGGGGAGAAGCATCCGCATTGCATGCTAGCCACCTCCACACATGACACGAAACGAAGTGAGGACGTCCGTGCACGCATCGCCGCCCTCTCTGAAATGCCCCGTGAATGGGCGCGGGCAGTGCGGACCTGGCACCGTGCTAACCGGAAGTTCGCCAAAAAAATGGAGGATTCCGCCGCTCCTGATTTGAATGAAGAATACTTCCTGTATCAAACCTTGCTAGGAAGCTGGCCCCTGTATCCAATGTCCGAGGAAGAGCGCCAGGAATACATCGGCCGCATCTGCCACTACATGGTCAAATCATTGCATGAGGCCAAGATCAATAGCAGTTGGATCGAGCCAAATTTAGAGTGGGACAATGCAGTGAGCGTTTTTGTGGAGCGCATCCTGACCCCGGCAAAAAACAACTCCTTTGAAACCAGCTTTCTGCCTTTGAGCGAACGTGTTGCAGAGCTCGGGGCCTTCAATGCTCTCACGCAACTCGTGTTAAAGCTCACTTCTCCTGGCGTACCGGATGTCTATCAAGGCCAGGAATTATGGGACTTCAGCCTTGTCGATCCAGACAACCGTCGTCCAGTGGACTTTAACTTACGGAAGTCCATGCTCGAAGAAAGTTTCCCCACTCCTGAGGAAATGTTGAGCCAGTGGCGTGATGGTCGCATCAAGCTTTTCATCACCCAGAAGCTTCTTCATCTCAGGCAGCAGCATTTTTCCCTATTTGCCTCTGGCTGTTATGATCCGCTAAAGACGAGCGGCATCTACGCTAGAAATGTCATCGCGTATCGCCGCGGGGATCTTGTTGTTGTGGTTCCCAGACTCATCTCCCAGGTCGGCACTCCTCCTGTGGGGGATTGTTGGCAAGATACCTCGGTTGAGTGGGAAGGATTGCCGGATCTCTTTAATGTCTTCACGGGTGGATGGCTGGCATCCTGTCCCTCCATGCCGATGTCTCAGCTACTGAAAGTGTTTCCAGTCGGTGTTTTCATCACGAAGGAATCGCCACATTAG
- a CDS encoding SDR family oxidoreductase, with translation MHIPPQSLQDKVALVTGAGSGIGKASAKILAHAGASVVLVGTTLEKLQEVEEEIRHHGGKAVSICADVSQSKEVEKAVETAIHHWGRLDIVLANAGINGVWAPLADIKEEEWDATLDTNLKGTFLTLKHSFPHLKKHGGSVIVTASVNGTRMFSNTGASVYACSKAGQVALVKMLALEWAPERIRINVICPGAIETEIDDSTDVRPQSGKQLTVDFPDGTVPLNQGEAGTAGEVAQLVWFLASDASSHITGTEIFIDGGQSLLQG, from the coding sequence ATGCACATCCCCCCTCAATCTCTGCAAGATAAGGTCGCCCTCGTAACCGGGGCAGGTTCAGGTATCGGCAAAGCCTCTGCCAAAATTTTGGCCCATGCTGGCGCGTCAGTGGTCCTTGTAGGTACCACTTTAGAAAAGCTGCAGGAAGTGGAGGAAGAAATACGCCACCACGGTGGAAAGGCTGTTTCAATCTGTGCCGATGTTAGCCAGAGCAAGGAGGTGGAGAAAGCTGTCGAAACAGCTATTCATCACTGGGGCAGACTAGACATCGTGCTGGCCAATGCGGGTATCAATGGAGTCTGGGCTCCTTTGGCAGACATTAAGGAAGAAGAGTGGGATGCGACACTCGATACCAATCTCAAAGGTACATTTCTGACTTTGAAGCATAGCTTTCCGCATCTGAAAAAACACGGCGGCTCAGTTATTGTCACCGCATCAGTCAATGGCACCCGCATGTTTAGCAATACCGGTGCTTCCGTTTACGCCTGCTCGAAAGCAGGGCAGGTGGCTCTTGTGAAAATGCTGGCTCTCGAATGGGCTCCAGAACGTATCCGCATCAATGTGATATGCCCTGGCGCGATTGAAACGGAGATTGATGACTCTACAGACGTGCGACCTCAGTCAGGCAAACAATTGACTGTGGATTTTCCAGACGGAACCGTTCCTTTAAATCAAGGAGAAGCTGGCACTGCCGGGGAAGTGGCGCAACTAGTCTGGTTTTTAGCCTCCGA